The Hypnocyclicus thermotrophus genomic sequence TAATAGTTATTCCATATTTTTTCCCATAAACCAATTTTATTCTTCTATGTACATTATATATCCCTATATGATCAGTTTTATTATCTACATTATTTAATATATTATTTATTTCTTTTAATTTTATTTCATCAATAAATTTTCCGTTATCTATTATCTTTATTATTAAATTATTATTTACTTTATAACTTAATAATTCTATTATCAAATTATCTTTATGTTCAAAGCCATATTTTATACTATTTTCTATAAAGGGTTGAATTATTAATTTAGGAATAATACTTCTTTCTGTATCTTTTTCTATATTTATACTATAGTCAAGTTTATTTTCAAATCTATATTTTTGTATAATTAAATAATCTTTAATATATGTTATATCCTCTATAAGAACTATTTTTTCTTGCTTATTATTAATACTATACCTAAGTAAACTTGATAAACTTACAATAACTTTTATAGCATTTTCAGGCGATATCTTCACCATATATTTTATTGTTTCCAATGTATTAAATAAAAAATGTGGATTGAATTGAGATTCTAATAATTTTATTTCTACCATTTTATTTCTATGGATTTGTTCCTTGTTTTCATTAATTAATTTATTTAATCTATCTAACATTTCATTAAAATAATCTGCTATTATCTCAAATTCATCATTAGTTTTTATATTTATATAAGTCTTCAAATCTCCGTTTTGGACTAATTTTATTCCATATAAAAGTTCATCCACTGTTTTACTTTGATTTATTGCAAGTTTTTTTGCTATCATTAAAAATATCATTATTAATAATATAAAAATCATACTCATAAAAATAATCCCAAATAAATAAAAACTTTTTAAATAACTCAAAGAAGTTAATGAATAAACATAAATATTATCATTAAAAATATTATTTTTATAATAAAAATATTCATTTTTACCTATTTTTACAATATTTTTTGTTTTACTAGTTAATTCTAATTTTCCTAAATTATTTATCAATTTATTATTTGTAGAAATAATATTATTATTAAATTTATCAGTGATAACTAATGCTTCAACTTTATCTGTATATATAATACTATTAATATCTTTTTCAATTAATGAAAATATTATATAAGCAACTATTTCATCTTTTTCTTTTATTCCTTTTCCTATTGAATAAACAGTGTTTAAATTTTTAGTTAATTGAGAATCATTTTTAATAAGAGTAATCTCACTTGAGTTTACTTTAATTTTATTAACAGTTTTATTTAATTTATATTTTTTATTATTATACTTTGATTCTTTCCAATCATTTGTAATCAGTATATTTTTATCTTTATCTAAAACATAAAATATACTTCGAATTTTTCTTGAATTTATAAATTTATATAAATCTGCAAAAATTTCTTCTTTATTTTGAGTTTTTTTGATTAATTTTCTTAATCTAACATCATTAGATAATTTATTTATTTTAGATTCATAACTTAAAAATTCATCTTGTAAAATATTAGATATATTTTTATTTTTATTTTTATTATTTACTTTTAATAATCTAAAATTATAATAAAAAAATACACTATAAAAAAACACTGAAAAAAATAAAGTTGGAAGTAATGCATAAAATATAAATTTTTTTTTAAGCTCTTCTTTAAAATATTTTCTCTTTTTTATATCCATATTTCTCCTAAGTGATTTTATCTATTTTCTAATAAAATTTTATTATACCGATTTAAAATATTTTGTTTATTCTTTAAAACTTCATCTAAATTATAAGATATAATTTTTATATTACTTTCACTCTTTAAATTAATGTTTTTTACATCTTTTCTTATACTACGTCTATTTAAATCTGTTGATATAAATTCTTGTATCTCTTTAGAAGTTAAAAAATCAATAAATTTTTTTGCTACTTCTATATTTTTACTATTTTTAATTATCGCTACTCCATCTGGAATTATTGCTGTTCCTTCTTTTGGATATACTATTTTTATAGGTGCTCCATTTTCTAAATATCTAGCTCCTATTTCTTCAAATGTACAACCAATTATATATTTTCCTTCTACTACTCCTTTGTATACATCTGATGATCTATTTAAAATTTCACCATTCATATTTTTAATTAATTTTCTTATATAATCCCATCCTTTATTATTATTTCCGCCCATAGCATATAATTGATTAATTAAATGTTCAAAAGATGATGATGAGGTTTCTGGATTTGCCATAGCTA encodes the following:
- a CDS encoding sensor histidine kinase, whose product is MDIKKRKYFKEELKKKFIFYALLPTLFFSVFFYSVFFYYNFRLLKVNNKNKNKNISNILQDEFLSYESKINKLSNDVRLRKLIKKTQNKEEIFADLYKFINSRKIRSIFYVLDKDKNILITNDWKESKYNNKKYKLNKTVNKIKVNSSEITLIKNDSQLTKNLNTVYSIGKGIKEKDEIVAYIIFSLIEKDINSIIYTDKVEALVITDKFNNNIISTNNKLINNLGKLELTSKTKNIVKIGKNEYFYYKNNIFNDNIYVYSLTSLSYLKSFYLFGIIFMSMIFILLIMIFLMIAKKLAINQSKTVDELLYGIKLVQNGDLKTYINIKTNDEFEIIADYFNEMLDRLNKLINENKEQIHRNKMVEIKLLESQFNPHFLFNTLETIKYMVKISPENAIKVIVSLSSLLRYSINNKQEKIVLIEDITYIKDYLIIQKYRFENKLDYSINIEKDTERSIIPKLIIQPFIENSIKYGFEHKDNLIIELLSYKVNNNLIIKIIDNGKFIDEIKLKEINNILNNVDNKTDHIGIYNVHRRIKLVYGKKYGITIRNRIENDNNEGVEVKIKLPLIYVYGDEIND
- a CDS encoding extracellular solute-binding protein — protein: MKKLFLILLTIVTVFISYQNFRNKRNQKNTLEKNYHLVIYSPHPLSFIEPLINRFEIKEEVNVKIVSKGSLELLKLIKENKNSVDIMWGGSLSILSGGKNYFKKYISKNEEYILEKYRNIDGKITRFTAIPSILMINKNLIGNIKIEGFEDLLNPKLKGKIAMANPETSSSSFEHLINQLYAMGGNNNKGWDYIRKLIKNMNGEILNRSSDVYKGVVEGKYIIGCTFEEIGARYLENGAPIKIVYPKEGTAIIPDGVAIIKNSKNIEVAKKFIDFLTSKEIQEFISTDLNRRSIRKDVKNINLKSESNIKIISYNLDEVLKNKQNILNRYNKILLENR